From the genome of Chaetodon trifascialis isolate fChaTrf1 chromosome 4, fChaTrf1.hap1, whole genome shotgun sequence:
TCATCAGAGAAGCGCTCGTTCACCCCGCACTGCTGAGCAGacggagaaaacacacacagagagaataTGCCGCTGCTCAATGTTAATTGGCAACGAGACACATgctggaaatgtgttttcagttagATGGGTGTGAAGTGGGTTTACCCGAGATTCACACTTCAAATATATAGACCTCACTGTGATACGAGTGGAGGACATGTGATGTGTTATACtgggtgtttgtttgtcaggGGGCACATTTCGACACCACATGTCCATAATCTGTCATGTAATCTGACTAAGTGTGGGTGACAGTTATCAGGATTACGCACAGCAATAATAGCAGATATTATCATAAGCTCACACTGTGCTCCATATAGAGATCCACCCAGACATCTTGATTGACCAGAACACAGCTAACCAAAGTTTATTTGCCAATTAAAATCACATTCAGAAAACAGCAACCGAGACTTATTTTTAATAAGATGAAACTAATTTCTCCTCCAAGCACAATTGGCCATTTAAAGTGGCGCAAGTAGTATTTAAGTACATGAACATTTAAGACATAGTTTATCATACCCTATAATGTAGCTGGAAGCAAATGTAAGTGTTAATTAGTATATTTGTCAATAAGTATAAGTGGAGTATAAGTATAAGTGGAACATAAGTGGAGCCTGAAACTGGTTTTAATGGATAATGGCAGTATAGCAAAACAAAGttgtaataatataaaatatgtcttcataGGATAATTGCTGACAAATGCATGTGCATTATATAATAAATCTACATTAGTGTGAATAGTGTGTTATAAACCATGTATTAAATGTTCATAGCGcttataaatgctaaatgtgGCTAAAGTGTTGCAGACAAGGACGTTTTTGTCTTGGCAAATCAAGACTCTGCACCCTCAAAGACAAAGCTTGAGCTTCACTTGTTGTTGCCATGTAGAGAGTGATCCTTAAAGTGACAcctgagatacacacacacattaattacCATGTTCTAATGTCCTAATCCTAATCCTTCACTGTACGATCCCTCTGTCTTTCCGCTCAGCCCTCTAATGCGACAAGTGTCACTCTTCTCACTTCATTCTTCCACCTCCAAAGCGCTCCCATGTTTAATGGATGAACACCTCCTGTTGAGCATCATTATCATTGTGGGTGTGTCTCAGACAATCTGGATCATGTGAGTGACGCCCCGTGTACCTGATTAATCTGagggtggtggtgatggtgatggctGCCATGCATGGGGTGATGTGGGTGGTGCTGGTGATGGTGATGCTGGTGATGAAGGCGGCCCTGCGGGCTGAGGGGTTGAGGGTAGGGAGCCGAGGTGGGGGCGGCGTTGGGGAGCGAGGGGGGTGCTGATGAGAGGAAGACGAGCGGGCGATGGCACATGTCTGTCCCTTTGCCGCAGGAGATGTCACCTCCGCTGTCACTGCTGGAGTCTCCCAGGTTGCTGCTCGAGCTCTGAGAAAGACCTGGAAACTGATGataagaagaagatgatgaagaggcaGTGTGGAAGAGAAGATAAAAGTCGGTTCTTGCCAGAGTCATAATGTAAAAATGGGAGACTGTTACCTGTgagctgacagctgcagcagctgagttCAGTAAAGCCTCCACAGCATCCTCACAGCCCAGAAAGCCGTTGACCggccccctctctctgtctcctcgcTCCGGCACTCCTCCCAAGGCTCCCAGCAAAGTGGCGGGCCCCGTCACCTCAcctccaaactgctgctgcagcgccGCCAGCCAGATCAGGTCCTCCAGGGAGGCTGGGGTGGGACCCTGAGGCCCGCTGTGGCCCGGGCTGCCCTCCACGTTCCCCTGAGAGCCGGAACTGATGCCAGAGGTGAAGCTGttggagatggagagggggaAGGAGATTGAGGAGGATGACGacgagagggaggaagagccTGAAGGTGGCGGATGGGCGTCGCTGAGCGTCGGCGAGGGTGGCAGCGAGTTATAAGGGCTGGAGCTCAAACTGGAGTCCTGCGGAGGTTGGCTGGTGTACGGAGAGCTGGAAGGGTCATTGGGGAGGCCAGATTTGGGATATGAACATGGAGGAGGGAGCGGAGGAGTGTCAGGTTTCACCTCAAACTTGAGGAGGTCAAAGTCGTTTAGGTACTCCATGGCCAGAGGGCTGGGGGGGAGCGAGGGCatggggagggaaggagaggacatggtgtttgctgctgctgctgctgctgctgctggtggagttTCAACAGGGTTTTTCCGTGTGTCAGGATTGTTGGAAAGTCCACTCTTCTGGCTCAGTGCAGCTCATAGACAGCAGCGGCGGTGATGTCAGGAAGTCAACTGGATGGTGAGTTTCCTCTGAGAGAAACTGTTCGTCCCTGTGTccctgtctttgtttgtcttgtccTAAAAGGACAATGGAGTGGAAAGAAAGGGTTTGGGatacagggagaagagaaacAAGTTTTTCAGGTATAAATCTGTCCTTGCTGCACTGATTTagtataaaataataaaatcagaaTCAACGCAACAGAACCAGAgatgcttttttcttttaaaatttcacccattcttcttccttgtaAACGCCtgtgcctacattacccacaatacAACTTAACTGCCTGCGGTTCAGTGTGAGATTCATGTGTGTTGtgctagtagcggctaatgtagcctcgagctGCTAGAGATGAGGAATGGGCCAAAGAGATCGAGCAAGCTCACGTCTTTCCAACTCTACAGCGccagatttttgtcattttcaaatgtgtaGACTTCAactgatgctgactcaagtgacatcacttgaggtaaTTTATGGGACCTCAAAgagctccctctggagacacaaaAAGCTTCATTTAGCTTTTTTACTCCTTAACACCGTACACAGACTCTGATGTGAAAATTAGTGGAGCTCGTTAATAATTCACTAATGCTTTATAGATTGGCCATTAATAGAGCAAATTTCCAGTTGCCAGGTTGTGGAAAAATCCTCCTCCAGTGTAGTACTTGCTTTGTCCTTTTAGACAACTCTTAAATTAGTCAGAAAACCCCTTAAATGAACTGTTTGGCAACCAAAAGTTATTCATTAACAGCACATCAGCATTAATTCAAAACAGTTAATGTATAAAGTCCATTTAAAGGTACATCCTTCTGAACTGAAGAGTTAACTAAATGACAAAGCTTTTTCCAGGTTGTCAAAGTGCTGGATGAGGTTTTTGACAACCTAGCAAGCCTAAAGTTCTTATTAATGGCTTCTGAATGATCTATAaagtaaatgatttattaaccaTTAATAAAGccattcattacattttagaaatgttttataAAACCTTACCAGACATTggcattcattttttattctaaATATCTGTTTAATACCATCCTACACTTGTGGCAGTGGGTGGATTCTAATTAAAAAATCTTCCTTTAAATCAAAAACAGTCTCCAGTTAGTAGACGTCTGAAGAGTTTTGGCTGTGTTGcacaaaatgatgacaaaaaagCTCATTCTGACTTTAATGTTGATCATGAAGTTagactgagtgagtgtgtgtgtcaggcctgtttgtgtgttatatTAAGACACTAATCTGCAGCACACCCCTTACACACACCTATACAAATATGAACGcatgcacagtcacacacacgtgcatgttCACTTGTATGTGCAAAAGTTGGTGACGTGTGCAGACAAAACCACAACTTCTTGAGTCTCTAAACTTTCACAACATACTTGAAACTTCATATTTGAGCATAACTTTGGACGCTGAACAGTTTTTGCCATTTCATTAACAAACAATGAGCCTCACATTGCCTGTTTGCAGCCAGCAGCGCCAAATCTCATCTGTGAAAGGAGCATTCTGCATGTGAAACTAATACATTAAAAATGGGTCTGTTTATCTCAAAAATGCCTCATCTTCTGTCTGCCGAGTGTCGTATTCATCCCAATGTAGAAATGATTGCAGGTTATTGCGCTAatgtaatcacacacacacacacacacaatacatatAACGTAATATTTCTAGAAAGATCTGCCTACTGAACACATAACCGACTGAGGCAAAGAATTCAGAGGGCTTAATCATTTTTGACAGAAAGATCCACAAGTCTCAGAGACCAAATCCAATTATCAACAGGTTCAGACTTTAATCCAGAGGCCAAGACCTTCCAAAATGAATcgaaatacatttttatacagccagaggggttaaaaaaaagttttatgtTCTCAGTTTCAACTGAAGCTGATGTT
Proteins encoded in this window:
- the nrl gene encoding neural retina-specific leucine zipper protein isoform X2, which gives rise to MSSPSLPMPSLPPSPLAMEYLNDFDLLKFEVKPDTPPLPPPCSYPKSGLPNDPSSSPYTSQPPQDSSLSSSPYNSLPPSPTLSDAHPPPSGSSSLSSSSSSISFPLSISNSFTSGISSGSQGNVEGSPGHSGPQGPTPASLEDLIWLAALQQQFGGEVTGPATLLGALGGVPERGDRERGPVNGFLGCEDAVEALLNSAAAAVSSQFPGLSQSSSSNLGDSSSDSGGDISCGKGTDMCHRPLVFLSSAPPSLPNAAPTSAPYPQPLSPQGRLHHQHHHHQHHPHHPMHGSHHHHHHPQINQCGVNERFSDEQLVSLSVRELNRHLRGVSKDEVVRLKQKRRTLKNRGYAQSCRYKRLQHRHALESEKHVLTQQLEQLQCELTRVLRERDAYKARYEKLLSTNHGIGGGDAPPTRTSNPPSPPPDYFL
- the nrl gene encoding neural retina-specific leucine zipper protein isoform X1; amino-acid sequence: MSSPSLPMPSLPPSPLAMEYLNDFDLLKFEVKPDTPPLPPPCSYPKSGLPNDPSSSPYTSQPPQDSSLSSSPYNSLPPSPTLSDAHPPPSGSSSLSSSSSSISFPLSISNSFTSGISSGSQGNVEGSPGHSGPQGPTPASLEDLIWLAALQQQFGGEVTGPATLLGALGGVPERGDRERGPVNGFLGCEDAVEALLNSAAAAVSSQFPGLSQSSSSNLGDSSSDSGGDISCGKGTDMCHRPLVFLSSAPPSLPNAAPTSAPYPQPLSPQGRLHHQHHHHQHHPHHPMHGSHHHHHHPQINQQCGVNERFSDEQLVSLSVRELNRHLRGVSKDEVVRLKQKRRTLKNRGYAQSCRYKRLQHRHALESEKHVLTQQLEQLQCELTRVLRERDAYKARYEKLLSTNHGIGGGDAPPTRTSNPPSPPPDYFL